One genomic window of Nakamurella panacisegetis includes the following:
- a CDS encoding anthranilate synthase component I: MALPAATQERPPSAGATGRGSASLGDVWPTREQFRALAADRRVIPVTRRLLADSVTPVGLYATLAAGRDGTFLLESAEHGKSWSRWSFVGVRSAAALTELDGQAHWLGTPPVGLPDDGDPLLALAETLRLLHTEPLAGLPPLTGGLVGYLGYDIVRRLERIGTDGGGPPDELKVPELVMLLATDLAALDHHEGAVTLIANAVNWDATDERVDAAYDDAVARLDAMTTALAAPAVLPAGVFEQPEPVFTRRTDGTDYQQMVEVAKEHIRAGDAFQIVLSQRFDVPTAAEPLEIYRVLRATNPSPYMYLVQLPTPSGRPLAVVGSSPEALVTVRDGHVTMHPIAGTRPRGSTEEDDVLLAKDLLADQKERSEHVMLVDLGRNDLGRVCSPGTVNVVDFFTIERYSHVMHIVSTVTGLLAPGRTAFDALTACFPAGTLSGAPKPRAMQIIDDLEPARRGIYGGVVGYLDFAGDADTAITIRTAVLIDGVAHVQAGAGVVADSVPANEDAECQNKAAAVIRAVAAAGTLRPAGTN; the protein is encoded by the coding sequence ATGGCACTTCCAGCGGCAACGCAAGAACGCCCGCCCTCGGCGGGCGCAACCGGCCGGGGCTCGGCTTCACTCGGCGACGTCTGGCCCACCCGGGAGCAGTTCCGGGCGCTCGCCGCGGACCGCCGGGTCATCCCGGTGACCCGGCGACTGCTGGCCGACTCGGTCACCCCGGTCGGCCTGTACGCCACGCTGGCCGCCGGCCGGGACGGCACGTTCCTGTTGGAATCGGCCGAGCACGGGAAGTCCTGGTCCCGCTGGTCCTTCGTCGGGGTACGGAGCGCCGCCGCCCTGACCGAACTGGACGGACAGGCGCACTGGCTCGGCACGCCGCCGGTCGGACTGCCGGACGACGGTGACCCGCTTCTCGCACTGGCCGAGACCTTGCGCCTGCTGCACACCGAGCCGCTGGCCGGGCTGCCGCCGTTGACCGGTGGGCTGGTCGGTTACCTCGGGTACGACATCGTGCGGAGGCTGGAACGCATCGGGACCGACGGCGGCGGACCGCCCGACGAGTTGAAGGTGCCGGAACTGGTGATGCTGCTGGCCACCGATCTGGCCGCGTTGGACCACCACGAGGGCGCGGTCACGCTGATCGCCAACGCCGTCAACTGGGACGCCACCGACGAACGGGTCGACGCGGCCTACGACGACGCGGTCGCCCGGCTGGACGCCATGACCACGGCGCTGGCCGCCCCCGCCGTCCTGCCGGCCGGGGTGTTCGAGCAGCCCGAGCCGGTGTTCACCCGTCGCACGGACGGCACCGACTACCAGCAGATGGTCGAGGTCGCCAAGGAGCACATCCGCGCCGGCGACGCGTTCCAGATCGTCCTGTCGCAGCGGTTCGACGTACCGACCGCGGCCGAGCCGCTGGAGATCTACCGGGTCCTTCGGGCCACGAATCCCTCGCCGTACATGTACCTGGTGCAGTTGCCGACCCCGAGTGGCCGGCCCCTGGCCGTGGTCGGTTCCTCGCCGGAGGCCCTGGTCACCGTCCGGGACGGTCACGTCACCATGCACCCGATCGCCGGGACCCGCCCCCGCGGGTCGACCGAGGAGGACGACGTCCTGCTGGCCAAGGACCTGCTGGCCGACCAGAAGGAACGCAGCGAACACGTCATGCTGGTCGACCTGGGCCGCAACGACCTCGGCCGGGTCTGCTCCCCGGGCACGGTCAACGTGGTCGACTTCTTCACCATCGAGCGGTACAGCCACGTCATGCACATCGTGTCGACGGTGACCGGCCTGCTGGCGCCCGGCCGCACCGCCTTCGACGCGCTGACCGCCTGCTTCCCGGCCGGGACGCTCTCCGGCGCGCCCAAACCGCGCGCGATGCAGATCATCGACGACCTGGAGCCGGCCCGCCGGGGCATCTACGGGGGAGTTGTCGGCTACCTCGACTTCGCCGGCGACGCCGACACCGCCATCACCATCCGTACCGCCGTGCTGATCGACGGCGTGGCCCACGTCCAGGCCGGGGCCGGGGTGGTGGCCGACTCGGTACCGGCCAACGAGGACGCGGAGTGCCAGAACAAGGCGGCCGCGGTCATCCGTGCCGTGGCCGCCGCCGGCACCCTGCGTCCGGCCGGGACGAACTGA
- a CDS encoding Trp biosynthesis-associated membrane protein → MTSPDARAGRRRPAVLGLLVILGAAAAASASGLTWWTQTHVDALAGALTTKATGSRTDSLLLPVALMALAGLGAALATTGMLRRGVGALLLLGGLWSAAASVAGLVSAPAVLTTDLTRPAESSGAPQVHVIGPLLGVLGGGLIATAGVLVVLGYGSRKGLGARYEAPTRRRTGAPSVAELDPASDPNVAVSWWKALDAGLDPTGSGRRADTGDPTAEPDPTEDGDPTRSRPPARPGVSDDITRGG, encoded by the coding sequence ATGACGTCACCCGATGCGCGGGCGGGCCGCCGACGGCCGGCTGTCCTGGGCCTCCTGGTCATCCTCGGGGCCGCGGCCGCAGCCTCGGCGTCCGGCCTGACCTGGTGGACCCAGACCCACGTCGATGCCCTGGCCGGCGCCCTGACCACCAAGGCGACCGGCTCGCGTACCGATTCGCTGCTGCTGCCGGTCGCGCTCATGGCTCTGGCCGGGCTGGGCGCCGCGCTGGCCACCACCGGGATGCTGCGCCGGGGCGTCGGTGCTCTCCTGCTGCTGGGCGGCCTGTGGTCGGCGGCGGCGTCGGTGGCCGGCCTGGTCTCCGCCCCGGCCGTGCTGACCACCGACCTGACCCGGCCGGCCGAATCGTCAGGCGCTCCGCAGGTGCATGTCATCGGTCCGCTGCTGGGTGTTCTCGGCGGTGGGCTGATCGCCACGGCCGGAGTGCTGGTCGTCCTCGGGTACGGGAGCCGCAAGGGACTCGGCGCCCGGTACGAGGCGCCGACCAGACGCCGGACCGGCGCACCGTCCGTGGCCGAGCTCGATCCGGCGTCCGACCCGAACGTCGCGGTGAGCTGGTGGAAAGCGCTGGACGCGGGTCTGGACCCCACCGGATCGGGCCGGCGGGCGGACACCGGCGACCCGACCGCCGAGCCCGACCCGACCGAGGACGGCGATCCGACCCGTTCGCGTCCGCCCGCTCGACCGGGGGTGTCGGACGACATCACCCGGGGCGGCTAA
- the trpC gene encoding indole-3-glycerol phosphate synthase TrpC, with protein MSQGDEPVSVLDAILEGVREDLAAREIAVPLAQVKAAAAAAPAPLPALAILREPGVGVIAEVKRSSPSKGRLASIADPAALAVAYAAGGARAISVLTEGRRFGGSLADLDSVRAAVDIPVLRKDFIVSPYQVHEARAHGADIVLLIVAALPQPVLHGLLERVESLGMTALVEVHTEDEADRALNAGARVIGVNARDLTTLHVDRDVFARIAPGLPSDVITIAESGVRGTADLLAYAGAGAHAVLVGEGLVTSGDPRAAVADLVTAGSHPSCPRPSR; from the coding sequence TTGTCACAAGGAGACGAGCCGGTGAGCGTGCTGGACGCGATTCTCGAAGGTGTGCGGGAGGATCTCGCGGCTCGGGAAATCGCCGTCCCGCTGGCCCAGGTCAAGGCGGCCGCCGCGGCCGCACCCGCTCCGTTGCCCGCGCTGGCCATCCTGCGGGAACCCGGGGTCGGGGTGATCGCGGAGGTCAAACGGTCCAGCCCGTCCAAGGGACGGCTGGCCAGCATCGCCGATCCGGCGGCCCTGGCCGTCGCGTACGCCGCCGGAGGGGCCAGAGCCATCTCCGTGCTGACCGAAGGGCGCCGCTTCGGGGGCTCCCTGGCCGACCTGGACTCGGTCCGGGCCGCGGTCGACATCCCGGTGCTGCGCAAGGATTTCATCGTCTCGCCCTATCAGGTGCACGAGGCCAGGGCGCACGGCGCCGACATCGTGCTGCTGATCGTGGCCGCGCTGCCCCAGCCGGTGCTCCACGGCCTGCTGGAACGGGTCGAGTCCCTCGGGATGACGGCCCTGGTCGAGGTGCACACCGAGGACGAGGCCGACCGGGCGCTCAACGCCGGAGCCCGGGTCATCGGCGTCAATGCCCGCGATCTGACCACCCTGCACGTGGACCGTGACGTGTTCGCGCGCATCGCGCCCGGGCTGCCGTCGGACGTCATCACGATCGCCGAATCCGGTGTCCGCGGCACCGCCGATCTGTTGGCCTACGCCGGCGCCGGCGCCCATGCCGTCCTGGTCGGGGAAGGCCTGGTGACCAGCGGCGACCCGCGCGCCGCAGTGGCCGATCTGGTCACCGCGGGTTCCCACCCGTCCTGCCCGCGGCCGTCCCGCTGA
- the trpB gene encoding tryptophan synthase subunit beta: protein MPRPSDGIGGTSHDPDERGYYGTMGGRWLPEALVGALDEVWDSYSKARLDPDFLAELDRLAQDYAGRPSPVTDAERLTAYVGGARILLKREDLNHTGSHKINNVLGQALLTKRMGKTRVIAETGAGQHGVATATAAALLGLQCTIYMGRVDTERQALNVARMRLLGAEVISVDSGSATLKDAINEAFRDWVTNVETTYYLFGTVGGPHPFPLIVRDFQRIIGLEARQQVLNLTGRLPDAVVACVGGGSNAIGAFHAFLDDADVRLVGMEAGGDGIETGRHASTISGGSVGVLHGARSFLLQDEDGQIIESHSISAGLDYPGVGPEHAHLAEIGRAEFRSITDTQAMDAFALLSRTEGIIPAIESAHAVAGALDLAREIGPGGIVLINVSGRGDKDMETAMEWFGLGSAETATPAHAIADVELINAPTAPSDPKAAQ from the coding sequence CTGCCCCGGCCGTCCGATGGGATCGGCGGCACCAGCCACGACCCCGACGAGCGGGGCTACTACGGCACCATGGGTGGTCGCTGGTTGCCCGAGGCCCTGGTCGGCGCGCTCGACGAGGTGTGGGACTCCTACAGCAAGGCCCGCCTCGACCCGGACTTCCTGGCCGAACTCGACCGGCTGGCCCAGGACTACGCCGGGCGGCCCAGTCCGGTCACCGACGCCGAGCGACTGACCGCCTACGTCGGCGGTGCCCGCATCCTGCTCAAGCGGGAGGATCTGAACCACACCGGCAGCCACAAGATCAACAACGTGCTCGGCCAGGCGCTGCTGACCAAACGCATGGGCAAGACGAGGGTGATCGCCGAGACCGGCGCCGGCCAGCACGGCGTGGCCACGGCCACCGCCGCTGCGCTGCTCGGGTTGCAGTGCACGATCTACATGGGTCGGGTGGACACCGAGCGGCAGGCCCTCAACGTGGCCCGGATGCGCCTGCTCGGCGCGGAGGTGATCTCGGTCGATTCCGGCTCGGCCACTCTGAAGGACGCCATCAACGAGGCGTTCCGCGACTGGGTGACGAACGTGGAGACGACCTACTACCTGTTCGGCACCGTGGGCGGACCGCACCCGTTCCCGCTGATCGTCCGGGACTTCCAGCGGATCATCGGGCTGGAGGCCCGCCAGCAGGTGCTGAACCTGACCGGACGGCTACCGGACGCGGTCGTCGCCTGTGTCGGTGGGGGCTCCAACGCAATCGGCGCGTTCCATGCCTTCCTCGACGACGCCGACGTCCGGCTGGTCGGGATGGAGGCCGGCGGCGACGGTATCGAGACCGGCCGGCACGCCTCGACCATCAGCGGCGGCAGCGTCGGCGTGCTGCACGGCGCGCGGTCGTTCCTGCTGCAGGACGAGGACGGCCAGATCATCGAGTCGCACTCGATCTCGGCCGGCCTCGACTACCCCGGCGTCGGCCCGGAGCACGCCCACCTGGCCGAGATCGGCCGGGCCGAGTTCCGGTCCATCACCGACACCCAGGCCATGGACGCGTTCGCTCTGCTGAGCCGGACCGAAGGGATCATCCCGGCCATCGAGTCGGCCCACGCCGTGGCCGGCGCACTGGACCTGGCCCGCGAGATCGGGCCCGGCGGCATCGTGCTGATCAACGTGTCCGGCCGCGGGGACAAGGACATGGAGACGGCCATGGAGTGGTTCGGCCTCGGCTCGGCCGAGACGGCCACGCCGGCGCACGCCATCGCCGACGTCGAACTGATCAACGCCCCGACCGCCCCGTCCGACCCGAAAGCAGCGCAGTGA
- the trpA gene encoding tryptophan synthase subunit alpha produces the protein MSGLQEIFAATRAEGRAALIGYLPAGFPTVDASADTLIAMIAGGCDLVEVGVPFSDPVLDGPVIQAAAETARANGFRLRDTFTVVRRITEAGGRAVVMSYFNPILAYGVDNFARDLAAAGGLGVITPDLIVDEAGPWLAATSAHGIDPIFLVAPSSSAERISVTAAATRGFLYAASTMGVTGARDQVSSSAPDLVARCRALTDLPIGVGLGVRTGAQAAQIAGFADAVIVGSAFTSAAEQGPAAVAALAADLAEGVRSARRTTATAGA, from the coding sequence ATGTCCGGACTGCAGGAAATCTTCGCCGCCACCCGCGCGGAAGGGCGTGCCGCCCTGATCGGCTACCTCCCGGCCGGTTTCCCGACGGTCGACGCGTCGGCCGACACACTGATCGCGATGATCGCCGGTGGCTGCGACCTGGTCGAGGTCGGCGTGCCGTTCTCCGACCCGGTACTCGACGGCCCGGTCATCCAGGCGGCCGCGGAAACCGCGCGTGCCAACGGCTTCCGCCTCCGCGACACCTTCACCGTTGTTCGCCGGATCACCGAGGCGGGTGGACGGGCGGTGGTCATGTCGTACTTCAATCCGATCCTGGCCTACGGGGTCGACAACTTCGCCCGCGACCTGGCCGCCGCCGGCGGCCTCGGGGTCATCACGCCGGACCTGATCGTCGACGAGGCCGGCCCCTGGCTGGCCGCGACGTCCGCGCACGGTATCGACCCGATCTTCCTGGTCGCGCCGTCGTCCTCGGCCGAACGGATCAGCGTCACCGCCGCGGCCACCCGCGGCTTCCTCTACGCCGCCTCCACCATGGGCGTCACCGGGGCCCGTGACCAGGTGTCGTCCTCGGCGCCGGATCTGGTCGCCCGGTGCCGCGCGCTGACCGATCTGCCCATCGGCGTCGGGCTCGGAGTCCGGACCGGCGCGCAGGCCGCGCAGATCGCCGGGTTCGCCGATGCCGTGATCGTCGGATCGGCGTTCACCTCGGCCGCCGAGCAAGGCCCGGCCGCGGTCGCGGCCCTGGCCGCCGACCTGGCCGAGGGCGTGCGCTCGGCCCGTCGGACCACCGCGACGGCCGGCGCATGA
- the lgt gene encoding prolipoprotein diacylglyceryl transferase, whose protein sequence is MNGLLTQGVTYLADIPSPPRGVLHLGPLPLRAYAFCIIIGIVVGVLWGNRRFVARGGRPGRVTDIAVFAVPFGLIGGRLYHVITDNELYFRPGKNPWRAFAIWDGGLGIWGAIALGGFGAWLGCRYYKVPLSAFADSVAPGVIVAQAIGRLGNYFNQELFGAKTSLPWGLDVYLRTPGGVAGTLAQCPAVPEFPTDYIKATPTVLCGTYQPTFLYELLWNLLIAAVLVWADRKFRLGRGQVFWLYVAGYTLGRGWIEMLRIDTANHFLGLRINVFTSIIMFVVAVVVLFVRRHVGREDPALLQGRPPKVEPDRSGTGGEADSDLAARPRDDGEPSDEPRVKTTVSEQSTPETGAAGEIPAGSTADQRPDAE, encoded by the coding sequence ATGAACGGCCTCCTGACCCAGGGGGTCACCTACCTGGCCGACATCCCGTCGCCGCCGCGCGGGGTGCTCCACCTCGGGCCGCTGCCGCTGCGGGCCTACGCCTTCTGCATCATCATCGGCATCGTGGTCGGTGTGCTGTGGGGCAACCGGCGGTTCGTGGCCCGGGGCGGTCGGCCGGGACGCGTGACCGACATCGCGGTGTTCGCCGTGCCGTTCGGCCTGATCGGCGGCCGGCTCTACCACGTCATCACCGACAACGAGCTGTACTTCCGCCCGGGCAAGAACCCGTGGCGGGCCTTCGCGATCTGGGACGGTGGTCTCGGCATCTGGGGGGCCATCGCGCTGGGCGGGTTCGGGGCCTGGCTGGGGTGCCGGTACTACAAGGTGCCGCTGTCGGCCTTCGCCGACTCGGTCGCCCCCGGTGTGATCGTGGCCCAGGCCATCGGCCGCCTGGGCAACTACTTCAACCAGGAGCTGTTCGGCGCCAAGACTTCTCTGCCCTGGGGTCTGGACGTCTACCTGCGGACGCCGGGCGGTGTGGCCGGCACTCTCGCCCAGTGCCCGGCCGTGCCGGAATTCCCGACGGACTACATCAAGGCCACCCCGACCGTGCTGTGCGGGACCTACCAGCCGACCTTCCTCTACGAACTGCTGTGGAACCTGCTGATCGCGGCCGTGCTGGTCTGGGCCGACCGGAAGTTCCGGCTCGGCCGCGGGCAGGTGTTCTGGCTCTACGTCGCCGGCTACACCCTCGGCCGCGGCTGGATCGAAATGCTCCGCATCGACACGGCGAACCATTTCCTGGGCCTGCGGATCAACGTGTTCACCTCGATCATCATGTTCGTGGTAGCCGTGGTCGTCCTGTTCGTGCGCCGCCACGTCGGGCGCGAGGATCCGGCGCTGCTCCAGGGCCGGCCACCGAAGGTGGAACCTGACCGATCGGGGACCGGCGGCGAGGCGGACTCCGACCTGGCGGCCCGGCCCCGGGACGACGGCGAACCGAGCGACGAACCGCGTGTCAAGACCACCGTTTCGGAGCAATCGACGCCCGAAACGGGCGCCGCCGGGGAAATACCGGCCGGTAGCACCGCTGATCAGCGTCCTGACGCGGAATAG